The Gloeobacter morelensis MG652769 genome contains the following window.
CGAGCCGCCGCGGCCCTTGGAGCAACCGGTGGCCTTGCCGAACAACTCCGCCATCACCGAGCGCGCCGAAACCCCTTTGGAAAGGGCATGGACGTGGTCGCGGTAGGTGCTCGTCACATAATCGTCGGGGCGCAAAGCTTTGATGACGCCCGTGGAGACGGCTTCCTGGCCGTTGTAGAGGTGCACAAAGCCGAACATTTTGCCGCGGTAGTACATCTGGGCGCAGGTGTCCTCGAACGTCCGCCCGAGGACCATATCGCGGTAGAGGGCCAGCGCCTCTGGGCGGTCGATGTGGTAGCGCGTCGGCGGTAGTTGTTGCTGGACCATCGTCATCCTCTGGGTGAAAGTCACGAAGTGTTGCGCTTCGCCCCTGTCGTAGCCCCACCATACTATGAGTTTGAATCGGACAAACGGTGTCGATTGTTCCAGAATCGGGGCCAAGTCGGTACGATGGTTGTCTGTGCGGACAGGAAATATGCAAATGACATCGATCGGACAGCTGCGCTCGCAGGTCACAAGTAAAGAGCGCTCGGCTGTGGAAGTGGCCAGGCAGTATCTGGAGCGGGCCGAAAGACTCGACACGGAGGTCCATGCCTTTTTGCGCCTCACCCCGGAGCGCGCCCTCGCAGCAGCTGAAGCCGTCGATGCAAAAATCGCCAGAGGCGAGGATCCGGGCCTGCTCGCCGGGGTGCCGGTCGCGATCAAGGACAACCTGTGCATGGTGGGCATTCCCACCACCTGCGCTTCCAAAATTCTTGAAAACTACCGCCCGCCCTACGAGTCGACCGTGACCCGCCTTTTGGAGGAGCAGGGGGCGCTCATCATCGGCAAGACCAACCTCGATGAATTTGCGATGGGCTCCTCGACCGAAAATTCCGCCTTCGGCCCGACGCGCAATCCCTGGGATCTGGGCCGCGTGCCGGGGGGCTCCTCGGGCGGTTCGGCGGCGGCGGTGGCAGCGGGGGGGGCGGTGGCCTCCCTGGGATCCGATACCGGCGGTTCGATCCGCCAGCCCGCATCTTTTTGCGGCGTGGTTGGCCTCAAGCCCACCTACGGGCTGGTCTCGCGCTACGGCCTGGTCGCTTTTGCCTCCTCGCTCGATCAAATTGGTCCCTTCACCCGGACGGTGGAGGATGCCGCCCTGGTGCTGCAGGCGATCGCGGGCCATGACCCCCTCGATTCGACCAGTCTGGCGGTGAACGTGCCCGATTATCGTCAGGCCCTGGTAAGCGACCTCAAGGGCGTAAAGGTGGGTTTCGTCAAAGAATTTTTTGCCGAGGGTCTCGATCCCGACGTGGCCGACGCCGTCTTCGAGGCAATCGAGGTGATGCGGGATCTGGGAGCTCAGATTCAGGAAGTGAGCTGCCCGCGCTTTGCCCGGGGGCTGTCGACTTATTACATCATCGCCACTTCCGAGGCGTCGGCCAACCTGGCGCGCTACGACGGCGTCAAATACGGTCTGCGCGATCGAGAGGCGGACGCGCTGGTGCCGATGTACGGACGAACCCGCGAGGAAGGGTTCGGCAGCGAAGTGAAGCGCCGCATCATGCTCGGTACCTACGCGCTATCGGCCGGTTACTACGACGCCTATTACTTAAAAGCCCAGAAGGTGCGCACACTCATCAAACAGGACTACCTGGACGCCTTCGCCAAAGTCGACGTGCTGGTCGGTCCCACCGCCCCCACCACTGCCTTCGCCTTCGGCGACAAGGTGAGCGACCCGCTCAGCATGTACCTCTCGGACATTTACACCATCCCCCTCAACCTGGCGGGGGTGGCCGGGGCGAGCATCCCCTGCGGCTTCGACGCCAAGGGGCTGCCCATCGGCTTTCAGATCATGGCGAACGCCCTGGAGGAGGGCAAGCTTTTGCGGGCCGCCTACGCCTACGAGCAGGCCACCGAATGGCACAAACGCACCCCGGCCCTGGCGGCGGAAGCACTCACTCGCTGAGCAAAAAGATCAAAGGCCTGACGTCCTCCTCGCCCGGGGTCCATTCCCAATAGCGCACCAGAATCTGGTAGACCATCAGGCCGGTCTCCCCCTGGCCCGTGAGGATGTAGTTGAGCGACTGCTCGGTCATATTCTTGCGGGTAAGACCCAAAAAGATCGACACCGGGTCCATCAGTTCGCTCAGGTAGGCGATGGCGTTGGCGATGGCCACCGCCCCGAACACCTCGATGGTAAAATTCTCGCCCTCCTGGCGAATCTGCAGCCTGAGGCCACTGGTAAAGTCGCTGCAGTCGTCGCGCAAATTGACGTGCAAAAAGGCAAACGGGTTGCGAATGGTGTAGTAGGTGCGAATTTGGGTGGCTTTGCGCTCGCGGGGGGTCGGAGCGTTGCTGATCAGGGGTACCAGGCACACTTTTTTGCCCACCAGCTTCGGCCACAGTTCAGCGGACAGATCGTCTGCGAAGGCAACCTGCTCGACGCGCAACTCGGTAGCGCGCCTCAGGCGCGTCCAGAGCCCCACCGCCAGTACAAAGGCGATAAACAAGCTGGCGATGATCACCCCGTCCGGTCGTTCGATGTTGTTGTCCCACAGCGCGTAGGCGAAGATCGCCGCCACCAGCCAGAAATAGATGCTCAGCAGGCGGTCGCGGGTGCGGCGGTAGAGCTGTCCTTCGCGCCCCAACGAGAGCGCCACGGCAACCGCCGCCGAGAGGATCAGCGCCAGCACCCCGGTGGCATAGGCGCCCCCCTGCGCTTCTACGTTCGCATTAAATAGCCAGGTCACCAGCGCGTTGATGGCAAAGAGCACCAGCACCAGCGGCCGGTTATAGCTCACCCAGGAGGGGGCCATCCCGTAGCGCGGCAGGTAGCGCGGGATCAAGTTGAGCAGACCCACCATCGCCGAGGCGCCGGCAAACCAGAGAATGGCGATCGTCGAAACATCATAGATACTGCCGAACAGTTCCCCGAGATACTCGTGCGCCAGGTAGGCGAGCGAGCGCCCCGCGGCCGGTCCGCCCGTCCGGTACGCAGCCGGCTCGATGAGCAGCGTGGTCACAAAGCTTGAACTAATCAACAGCCCGCTCATCAGCACAGCTGCCGAGGTGAGCAGATAGCGGGCGTTGCGGATGCGGCCTTCGGGCGCGGGCTTGTTGCGGTCCTCAGGGTCGCCTTTGACCAGGGGAATGACCGACACCCCCGTCTCAAATCCGCTCAGTCCGAGGGCCAGCTTCGGAAAAGCGAGCGCCGCCAGCAGCACCAGGCCGGTCCAATCCCCCAGCGCCAGGAGATTGCCCTGCCAGCGGCCGATCAGCTCAGGTCTGGCGGCGATCTCCATCAGGCAACGGCCGAGCACCACAATATTGAGCAGGATGTAGGGCACTCCCACCGCCACGGCCAGACCGACCGCCTCCGAGAAGCCCATCAAGAAGACCACGGCGAGCAAGGCGAGCAACAGCAGCGTCAAAGGCAGGTTGAAACCTTCCAGGTACGGTTCGAGCAGGGGATTTTTGACGATGTGCTCCGCGGCGTCAGAAGCCGAAAGGGTCATCGTGATGATGAAACTGGTCGAGGCAAAGCCGATGAGTACCAGGACCAGCAACTTGCCCGACCAGCCCGAAAGCAGGTTTTCGAGCATCGCGATCGACCCCTGGCCGATGTAGGAGCGCTTGGCCACCTGAATATAGACCGGCAGTGCTCCCACCAGGGTGACGATCACCAGCATCAGCGTCGCCAGGGGTGAGATCGCGCCTGCCGCCAGCAGGGCAATGCCCGGTTGATAGCCCAAGGTCGAAAAGTAATCGACTCCCGTGAGCCAGAGCACCGCGTACCAGGGCTGAGCCTTCTCCGCGTGGTGCTCTCCCCCCGGTCCCCCAGCTTTAAACCAACGCCCTAGAGGAGTTTTGCCGGAGCCGGAGCCGGGGACGGGCAGCAATGGCAGCGTCTTCGTCATGACGAAAAACCACTCCAATCCAATTGCCTACCTACACTAACGGATCCAGTATTCCCGTGAACAAAAACACCGGAGCCCGAGGACTCCGGTGGAAAACTAGCATCGAGGGGGTTGGGGTCTGTACACAATGCTCCTAGGCACGCCCCGGGCCGAAATTAAGTTCCCCCGCCAGTGCGCGCGCCACGCACGAGCGCACCGCCTGACCGAAGCGCGCCTGGGAAAAGTTCTCCGCCCGGGCGCGGATGCGGTCGGGCCACCAGTGCAGCTGCTCGCAGCGCTCCACCGCCGCCACCAGCGCTTCGACCGTCTGCTCGCCAAAGAGCACGCCGCTTTCGCCGTCGGCCACCGTCTCGGTGGCGCCACCGCGCCCGTAGGCCACCACCGGCCGCCCGCACGCCTGCACCTCCACCGGCACGATGCCGAAGTCTTCTTCCCCCGGAAAGATCAAAGCCCGGCAGTTGGCGAACAAGTCCGCCAGTTGCTTGGGAGGTTGATAGGGCAAAAACACCACGTTCGGCCGCGCCTTAGCCCGCAGCCGCGCCAGATCCGGCCCTTCGCCCGCCACCCACAGCGGCAGCCCCAGGCGGTTAAAGGCTTCAACGGCCAGATCCAGACGTTTGTAGGGCACGAAGCGGCCCGCCGCCAGATAGTACTCGAGACTCGGAGCCGCCACCGGCTGAAAGAACTGGGTGTCCACGGGCGGATAGACGACCGTCGAAGGCCGCCGGTAAAACTTGGCGATGCGCTGCTGGACGTAGCGGGAATTGGCCATCAGGTAATCCGGCCTTTGGGCGGCCTGAAAGTCCCAGGTGCGCAGCGCACTGAGCACCAGCGGCATCAAGGCGCCCACCAGCGGCACCCGAAAATCGCGCTGGTACTCCCAGGTCATATCCCATAGGTAGCGCGTCGGCGTGTGGATATAACTCAGGTGCAGCGCGTCCTGGCGGGTGAGCACCCCTTTGGCGAAGGCGTGGGAACTAGAAATCACCACGTCAAATTCGCGCAGGTCGAAGCTCTCGTAGGCGGCGGGCATCAGGGGCAACACATACTGCAGCCGCCTCTGGTAGCTGGTGCTGCCCCCCAGGGGCAGTTTTTGCAAAAACGACGGGCGCACGTCGTAGCGGCGCCAGCGCTCGGGCATCGTCGCCGCCCCAAAGTAGCTGGTGTAGATGGGCGCCTCCGGAAACAACCCCTTGAGCGCCTCCACCACATTCTCCGAGCCGCCCTGCTTGATCAGGTACTCGTGGACGAGGGCGACTTTCACAGGGTGCGCCGGTTAACTGCCGGGTTTGTAGATGCCGATTTCACGCACGACATTGGTGCCGGTCTCCAGGCCGAAACTTACTCCAATGGCATCGTAATTGACGTAGTAGCGGTCCGGGCGGTTGGCGCGGGAGCGCTCCGGAAACGGAAACAGTTCGTTGTACCCGCCGGTGCCCGGATTGCCGTAGGCTTCGAGGATGTCGTTGTAGCCCGAACCGATGCGGATGCCCTTGTCGGTGACGGTGTTCGCGGCGGTCGAATAGATGCGGTCGGCAAAAAAGTTGAGTAGCGACGAGGACGGCTTGTAGTTGAGGACGATGTAGTCCGGGACGAACCAGATTTTTAGCTCGTCGCTCGGGCGCATGGCGTTGCTCTCGCCGCCGCGGAAGTACTCGACCGCCCCGGCCAGGCCCAGATCGCCCGTACCGGCGTTAAATCCGAGGGTCTTGTCGCCGATTTCGCCGCGCGCCGGGAAGACGTTTGGTTTGAGCGGCTGCCCCGGCTGAGAGGCGAGCAATTCGACCGCCCGCGGCAGCGGGTCTGTGCCGCTCGGTTCGGTAGGTTCGACCCCTTCGGCCAGGCCGCGACCGTCGCCGGTGCGCCAGCGGCCGGTCACCAACCGCACCGCCGCCCCACTGGGCAGCGCAAAACTTTCACTGAACAGATCTGCCCCCGCCGTGCGCGTGCCCAGCACCTGGGCGCGGCCGGTGCGGCCAAGTTGGGCGGCAAGCGCCTCCGCCCCGGCCCGCGTCTTTTTGTCGATGAGCACCACCACCGGAAGATCGACGGCCACCGCCCGCACTTTGCTGTCCCAGCGCCGGACGCTGTCGCGCGCCCCGACCGTCTGCACCAGCGGCGAAGCGCCGATCGGGAAAAAGAGCCGCGCTGTATCCGCCACCGACTGGGCGTCCTCGCCCGAGGCGCCGCGCAGATCGAGGATCACCCCGCGGCTGTGGTCCGCCTGGTGCAGGGCCTGGCTCACCTGGGAGGCAGAACCGAACCCCAGAGAAGCAACCCGCACCTGGGCAATACCTTCGCCTACGGGCGTCACCGACACACTCGCCCGGTCGCGCTGGCGCTCGCGCTGCAACTGCTCGGGTGTGAGCAGCGCGTCGCCCTTGCCGCCGTACTTGCCGAGCACCTTGGCAATCACCTCGTACTCGACCAGCTTCGGATCGCGGCCCTTGCCCTCGGTCTCCTGGGCGACCACCAGTTCGCGGTAGCTGCGCTCGCTGCTGAGGGACGCCGTGCGCCCCCCCTCATCGAGGGCCTGCTGCTGCAACAGCGCCACCACCGTCTGCAGATCCGCCCCCGCCTGGTAGCGGCTTGCGGCGATGCGCGGCGGCTCGGTAGCCGCGGGCAGTTGCGGCTCACCCTGGGCAAACACCGGCATCCCCGTTGCCCACAAGCATAATCCCCACCACCAGCCCGTCCGACGGTTCCAGCACTGTCTCGCCATCGCAGCGGCCCTCCAGGCGCTCCCCAACTCTAGATGTAGGGGTTGCAAGCAGCTTAGCTGAAGGCCAGCCACTAGGGCAAGTCTTGAAGCACTTTCGATTCGGCCAATCCGCTCAAACCGCGGACGGCAGCGGAACCGGTGCCGGACTGGCGGGTAGCCGTTGCGTCTCCTTGCGCTCGAGGGCGGCGCGCACCAGGCCGAAAAAGAGCGGATGGGGTTTGTTGGGCCGCGACTTGAATTCGGGGTGGAACTGGGTGGCGATGAAGTAGGGGTGATCGGCCAGTTCGATAATTTCGACCAGGCGCTCGTCGGGGGAGGTGCCGCTGATTTGAAAACCCGCTTCGATAATCGCTTTTCTGTAGGCGTTGTTGAATTCATAGCGGTGGCGATGGCGCTCGTAGACCAGCGACTCGCCGTAGAGGCGGTGGGCGAGGGTGCCTTCTTGCAGGCGGCAGGGCCAGAGCCCCAGGCGCATCGTGCCGCCGAGGTCCACCACGTCCGCCTGCTCAGGGAGCAGCGAAATGACCGGGTTGGGGGTCTGCGGGTCAAATTCGGTGCTGTTGGCGGCAAGGCCGGCGGTGTGGCGCGCCCACTCTATGACCGAGCACTGCATGCCGAGACATAGGCCCAAAAAGGGCAACTGGTGCCCGCGGGAAAACTCGATAGCGCTCACTTTGCCGTCGATGCCGCGCGAACCGAACCCCCCCGGCACCACCGCCCCATCGACGTTGTTCAGAAAATAACCGGCGCCGCGCTCCTCGACCGCCTCGGCGGAAACCCATTCGACTTTGACTTCGGCGTCGAGGGCGACCGCGGCGTGCCTGAGCGCTTCGACCACCGAAATGTAGGCGTCCGAGAGCCGCACGTACTTGCCGACGATGGCGATGGTCACCGAGCGCGAGGGGTTGCAGATGCGATCGACCAGGATTTCCCAATCGCGCAGGTCCGGCTGGCGCTGCTCGAGGCCCAAAAGCGTGATCGCCTGGTGGGCAAGCCCTTCGCGCTCCAGATTGAGGGGTACGGCGTAGATAGTCTGGGCGTCCTGGCAGGTGATCACCGCCCGCACCGGCACGTCGCAAAATTCAGAAATCTTGTCTTTGATGCCGACACTGAGCGGCCGGTCGGAGCGGCAGACCAGAATATCCGGCTGGATACCGATCGAGCGCAGTTCTTTGACCGAGTGCTGGGTGGGCTTGGTCTTCATCTCGCCCGCGGTTGGGATGTGCAGAATATAGGTGACGTGGATATACAGCACGTTCTCGCGGCCGACATCTTTACGAAACTGGCGGATCGCCTCCAGAAAGGGCAGCGACTCGATATCGCCCACGGTGCCGCCCACCTCGACAATCACCACATCCGGGTTGGTGTCGTGGGCCACCCGGCGGATGCGCTCTTTGATCTCGTTGGTGATGTGGGGGATGACCTGGACCGTGCCGCCCATGTAGTCGCCCCGGCGTTCTTTATTGATCACACTCTGGTAAATCGAGCCGGTGGTGACGTTGTTGAGCTTGGAGACGTCGGTATCGGTAAATCGCTCGTAGTGGCCCAGATCGAGATCGGTCTCGGCGCCGTCGTTGGTGACGAACACCTCGCCGTGCTGAAACGGGCTCATCGTGCCCGGATCGACGTTGATGTACGGATCGAGCTTGAGGATCGTCACCGAGTAGCCGCGCGATTTGAGCAGACGGCCCAACGAAGCGGCGACGATGCCTTTGCCGATCGAGGAGACGACACCGCCCGTTACGAATACATACTTTGTCATACCGGCATCACCCAGAACGCCCCAATTCGGTTGATTATAGCAAGCGAGCCGCAGCGGCGTTGCGGCCTGTGCGGACATGGCACTGCAACAACTATCTTGGAATAATCCGGCGCGTCTCCATAGACGGCTGTCCATGTTGGTGCCGTCGGTCCGGATGCTGAACAGGCTTTTCGAATCAGCTTTTAATATTCTTTGTAGCTTCGGTCTTGCAGACCGCGTTGCAGCCCATCAAAAACACTTCTGAGTTCACCGTTCAACAGCGCCGAAACCCACAGCCATAGCCCTGGGAAAACCCGGCTTCGGATGACGGATTCATCATCGACAGGCAACAGAACATAACGGCCATCTTGTAACTGCTGAAAGCCTGTCGTCGAACCTGACAAAACCACGACATTTGAAGAGGCACTCAGTCGCAGGCGCCGCAGTGGGTAGATTACTATGGCAGGCAACGGTTCAAACTTTCACATTGGTTCTTTACAACACCCAAGCTGTACTCTATCCAGAATCGGACGGCAAGCCCATGTCCGACAACACCCGGCAGTTTCGCTGGATCGTCTACATCAAAGAAGGCTTGGAGTGGTTGTTCGCGGGCGATCCGAACGTCTTTATCGCAGGCGATCTGCTGTGGTACCCGGTCGAAGGAGACAATAAGATCCGCGAGGCTCCTGACGCGATGGTCGCCTTCGGCCGCCCCAAAGGGGACCGGGGCAGCTACCGTTAGTGGGAAGAGGACAACATTCCACTCCAGGTGGTTTTCGAGGTGCTTTCGCCGAGCAATACCATTTCGGAGATGACTCGCAAGTTTCAGTTCTACCATCGCCACGGTGTCGAAGAGTATTACCTTTGCGACCCGGACGAAGGCACCCTGGATGGATTTGTGCGCCAGGGGACGGCGCTAGCAGGTATCGAGCGGATGGAAGACTGGGTGAGTCCACGGCTGGGCACGCGCTTCGGAATCACGCCGCAAGGAGATCTGCAGTTGTGGCGGCCGGACGGCACCCCCTTCGAGAGCTACGTGGAAATGGCGGCGCGCGCGGAGCAAGAAAGCTTGCGTGCACAAATGGCCGAGCAACGTGCCGAGCGCCTGGCCGAGCGGTTGCGCCAACTGGGGATCGACCCGGACAATGGCGAGCTTTCCAGCTAGACTCCAAAGAAAGCGGTTCTGCCGACCTTCAAGGGTGGTGATCAGTCGTGACACTGGCTAAAGTTCGCAGCTGGACAGTGGATGACTACCATCGCATGCTCCAAAGTGGGATTTTGACTGCCGATGAGCGGGTCGAACTGCTGGGGGGACAGGTCTTCGAAGTAAGCCCGCAAGAACCTCCCCACGCAGCCACGACCCGCCGGTCCTCCCGTTACCTTGACCGCTTGCTCGAAGGCCGGGCTGATGTGAGAACGCAATTGCCGATTACCCTCAGGCCCGACTCGGAGCCTGAGCCTGATATCGCGGTCGTGCGCTGCGACCCCGGCGAGTACGCCGATCGCCACCCAGCCGCCGCGGATGTGTTGCTGCTGATCGAGATAGCCGACGCCACGCTGTCCAAAGATCGCAATCAAAAGGCTCTCATCTATGCCAGGGCAGGTATTGGCGATTACTGGATCCTGGAAACGAACAAACGACGGGCGATCATCTTTCGCGACCCTGGCAGCGAAGGCTACGCGTCTGAGATTAATCTGTCCACTGCGGATTCTTTGTCCCCGGTGGCGTTTCCAGATCTGGTTGTTCCCCTGTCTGCGCTATTTCTGCCGTAGGACGCCCGCCCCCTACCCATTCACCAGGCAATGCGCCCTCGACCTTTGGCGAATGGTTGCTCACCCCTAGCCATAGCTAGTCTGACGGGGTCTGGAGGGTGTGTTGTGGCGGCGATGGAAGAAGCGTTGAACGACAGGCAGCGGGCCTTTCTGGGGACGGGTCTCGCCTTTCCGCTCAGGCTCAGTCTGCAGGGCGGTATCCAGCTCAGTGCCGCCGCCCAGGATGTCGAGGAGGCCATCTGGATTATCTTGCGCACGGGCATCGGCGAGCGGGTCTACCGGCCGAACTTCGGCTCGCGCCTTGCGGATCTGGCCTTTGCGCCCCTCAACACCTCGACCCTGCTGCGCATCCGCTCCTATGTGCGCGAGGCGCTCGAAATTTGGGAGCCGCGCATTGATCTTACCGAGGTGCGCGCCGATCCCGATCCGGTGGCCGGGCGTATTGATATAGTCATCGACTATCGCCTCAAGGGCACCCCCGACCCGCGCAGCCTGGTGTACCCCTTTTATTTGAATCCGCAAGCAGCGGCGGAGTAGGCCTGTGGAATTCGATTTTTTGCCCAAATTGCCCAAGTCCGACCTCGACGATCGCACCTTCGACGATCTGGTGGCCGAGTGTCTGCTGCGCATCCCCCGCTACTGCCCGGAGTGGACCGACTACAACCTGAGCGACCCGGGCATCACGCTCATCGAACTGTTCGCCTGGCTGACCGACCAGATGCTCCTGCGCTTCAACCAGGTACCCCGCCGCAACTACGTGGCCTTTCTGGAACTATTGGGTATTCGATTGCAGCCCCCGGCCCCGGCAGGAACGGACGTGACGCTTTATCTGACCAACGCCCTACCGGATGTCTACCGGGTACCGGCCGGCACCGAGGTGGCCACCGAGCGCACCCAGACCGAGGAGGCAATCGTCTTCAGCACCGACCGGCCGCTGTTGGTGGGTAAGCCCAGTCTGCTGCACTTTTTGACCGCCCAGACCACCGACGAAACCCCCCAGGCACTGCGCGACCGGGTCACGGACCTCTGGACCCGCCAGCCGGGCGGCCAGTGGGGTGGCAGCGAGCAGCCCATATTCGACGAGCAGCCCCAGGCGGGCAATTGTTTTTATCTGGTGGTCGACCCGGAACAGCCCCTCGACGGCAACGTGCTTGCCATCACCCTCAAGGGAGCCGCCGCCACCCCCACCGGCATCAACCCCAACCTGCCCCCGCGTCGCTGGGAAGCCTGGGACGGCCAGCGCTGGCAGTCGGTGCTCTTGCGCGAGGTCGACGACGCTACGCGCGGATTTAGTTTTAGCGAAATGGCCCAGCAGGGCAAAAATCCGCTGCAGGGTGTCGATGTGATCTTGCACCTGCCCCAGCGCTGGCCCCCGGCGCGCTTTACCAGCTATCAGGGCCGCTGGCTGCGCTGCGTGTGCCTGCCCGCCGCCCCCAACCAGCCCGCCTACAGCGCTTCGCCGCGCATCGTCGGCCTTGCCGTGCGTTCGATCGGCGGCACCGTCGGGGCGAGCAACAGCACGACGGTACGCGAAGAGCGCCTCGGCATGAGCGACGGCACCCCGGGTCAGAAATTTCAACTGCAAGGTTCGCCGGTGCTGGCGCGCGGCGCCGCCGAGCACGTGCTTGTCTCCCCCCCGAGCGGCCTGCCGCAGATCTGGAAGGAAGTAGCCGACTTTGCCGACTCCGGCCCGGAGGATCTGCACTACACCGTCGATTCGCTCACCGGCACGGTGCAGTTCGGGCCGCTCATCCGCGAACCGGCCCAGCTCCAACACCAGACCGCCATCCGCTCGCGCATCCAGCAGCAGGGGCTCACCCCGCAACTGGCCGCCGTCGCCGAGGCGAACGCCCAGGAGGAGCGGCAGTACGGCGCCATTCCGCCTCGGGGCTCGGTAATCCGCATGGTGGCCTACCGGGTGGGGGGCGGCCGGATGGGCAACGTCCAGGCAGGAACGCTCAAAGTGCTCAAATCGGCCGTTCCCTACATCGCCCGGGTGACCAACCACCAGCCCGCCCGCAACGGCGCGGACGCCGAATCGCTCGATCAGGCCGTGCTGCGCGCCCCGCAGATGCTGCGCACCCGCGACCGGGCGGTGACCGCCGAGGATTTTGAGATTCTCACCGAGCGCGGAGCGGGTGGGGCGGTGGCCCGGGTCAAGTGCCTGCCCACCCCCGAGGGGGCGGCGGGTACCGTGCGGCTGATGGTCGTTCCCCAGGCGAACGTGGATGCGGTTGGACGCGGGGAGGGCCTCAACCCCGATCGCTTCACCCTCAGGCCCCAGCTGCAGCAGCAGATCCTGGGCTATTTGGAGCAGCGGCGGCTGATGGGGGTGCAGGTGCAGCTGGCCGAACCCGAGTACGTCGGGGTGGCGGTACAGACCGAAGTGGCCCTGGAGCCCGAGTACAACAACCCCCGCGCCCAGCAGGAAATTTTGTTCAACCTGCGCGTGGCCCTCTACCGCTTTCTCAACCCGGTCACCGGCGGGCCGGACGGCAAGGGCTGGCCCTTCGGCCGGCCGGTCTACCCTTCGGATATCGTGGCGCTGTTGCAGCAGACGGCGGGGGTGCGCTATCTAGGGGCGGTGCTGCTCTTTTCGGTGCGCAAGCGCGGCCCCAACTGGACGCGCAAACCCGCCCCCGACCCGGTGGTCGATCCCGGTCCTTTGGGGCTCATCTGCTCGTGGGCCGACAACCGCCTGCGCTCCAGCCACGTCATCAACCTGATTGCCCGCTAGGAGACGCACGGTGACCCAGGCCCGCGACCACAAACTCCTGGCCGTCCAGATCACCCCGATGCGGGTGCCCGAGGCGGTGCCCCTGGCCGGGCTGATGGTCAACGGCCCCGAGGAAAGCGTGGCGATGAACGCCCGCAGCAACGGGCTATTGCTCCATCCGGGTGAACCCAGCGAGATGGTGGTGCAGATCAAAAACCTGGGCAAGCGCCCCATCTGGCTCAATTTGCGCGTCGAGGGCGATTTTCCGGTCGACTGGTACCGCTTCGGTATGGAGGGCAACCAGATCGCCCCCGGCCATCAGATGGAGGCAGTCATCTACTTCCAGGTGCCCGCGTCCTATTTCGAAGATCAAAAAGCGCTCACCCCCAAAAAAAAGCGCCACCTCGACCTCGATTTTCAGGGCCGCATCTATTTTTTCTACGGCATCAACGCCCTCGAACTCGACCAGGTCGAATTGGAGGAGTTCAGTGTTCATGTGCGCGCCCACAGCCTTTATCTCAACTACCTGCCCGCCCTCTACCGCGAAGTCGACTTTATCGGCCGGTTTCTGAAGATTTTTGAGGAGACCTTCGAGCCCGCCTTTCACGGCCTGGAGGGCATGTGGGCCAACCTCGACCCGCTGACTGCCCCCAGGGCGCTGTTGCCG
Protein-coding sequences here:
- a CDS encoding putative baseplate assembly protein gives rise to the protein MEFDFLPKLPKSDLDDRTFDDLVAECLLRIPRYCPEWTDYNLSDPGITLIELFAWLTDQMLLRFNQVPRRNYVAFLELLGIRLQPPAPAGTDVTLYLTNALPDVYRVPAGTEVATERTQTEEAIVFSTDRPLLVGKPSLLHFLTAQTTDETPQALRDRVTDLWTRQPGGQWGGSEQPIFDEQPQAGNCFYLVVDPEQPLDGNVLAITLKGAAATPTGINPNLPPRRWEAWDGQRWQSVLLREVDDATRGFSFSEMAQQGKNPLQGVDVILHLPQRWPPARFTSYQGRWLRCVCLPAAPNQPAYSASPRIVGLAVRSIGGTVGASNSTTVREERLGMSDGTPGQKFQLQGSPVLARGAAEHVLVSPPSGLPQIWKEVADFADSGPEDLHYTVDSLTGTVQFGPLIREPAQLQHQTAIRSRIQQQGLTPQLAAVAEANAQEERQYGAIPPRGSVIRMVAYRVGGGRMGNVQAGTLKVLKSAVPYIARVTNHQPARNGADAESLDQAVLRAPQMLRTRDRAVTAEDFEILTERGAGGAVARVKCLPTPEGAAGTVRLMVVPQANVDAVGRGEGLNPDRFTLRPQLQQQILGYLEQRRLMGVQVQLAEPEYVGVAVQTEVALEPEYNNPRAQQEILFNLRVALYRFLNPVTGGPDGKGWPFGRPVYPSDIVALLQQTAGVRYLGAVLLFSVRKRGPNWTRKPAPDPVVDPGPLGLICSWADNRLRSSHVINLIAR
- a CDS encoding phage tail protein, with the translated sequence MTQARDHKLLAVQITPMRVPEAVPLAGLMVNGPEESVAMNARSNGLLLHPGEPSEMVVQIKNLGKRPIWLNLRVEGDFPVDWYRFGMEGNQIAPGHQMEAVIYFQVPASYFEDQKALTPKKKRHLDLDFQGRIYFFYGINALELDQVELEEFSVHVRAHSLYLNYLPALYREVDFIGRFLKIFEETFEPAFHGLEGMWANLDPLTAPRALLPFLAYWVSWPMDARWELPQQRRLIKRAVEIYRWRGTRKGLRLYLHLYTGLPLDDQIPEEAAKHIAITDHFGRGFVLGGERLGQGTVLGGGRPFHFVVRLREERPGQIDERLVRLIIEQERPAFCTYDLTIESPPPPPATPPGQGGRAAPPPPGPSRRPAPTTPNGRPGAPPPKPVQGTPKPLPPKPPAPGQPGPKRPEPPPAPPASSSP